A region of Chelonoidis abingdonii isolate Lonesome George chromosome 8, CheloAbing_2.0, whole genome shotgun sequence DNA encodes the following proteins:
- the P2RY1 gene encoding P2Y purinoceptor 1, with the protein MTEVLFSAVLNGTESNILSNTGWTLGNATTKCSLTKTGFQFYYLPTVYILVFISGFLGNSVAIWMFVFHMRPWSGISVYMFNLALADFLYVLTLPALIFYYFNKTDWIFGDIMCKLQRFIFHVNLYGSILFLTCISVHRYTGVVYPLKSLGRLKKKNAVYISTLVWVIVVAGISPILFYSGTGLRRNKTITCYDTTTDDYLRSYFIYSMCTTVFIFCIPFILILGCYGLIVKALIYKDLDNSPLRRKSIYLVIIVLMVFAVSYLPFHVMKTLNLRARLDFQTPQMCAFNDKVYATYQVTRGLASLNSCVDPILYFLAGDTFRSRLSRATRKASRRSELNVQSKSEEVTLNILAEYKVNGDTSL; encoded by the coding sequence ATGACTGAAGTCCTCTTTTCAGCTGTTTTGAATGGGACTGAAAGCAACATTCTGTCAAACACTGGCTGGACTCTAGGAAATGCCACTACCAAATGTTCCCTAACCAAAACCGGCTTCCAGTTCTATTACCTGCCCACTGTCTACATTCTAGTCTTTATCTCTGGATTCCTGGGCAATAGTGTGGCGATCTGGATGTTTGTCTTCCACATGAGGCCTTGGAGTGGCATCTCAGTTTACATGTTTAATCTGGCATTAGCTGATTTCTTGTATGTCTTGACACTCCCTGCCCTCATCTTTTATTACTTCAATAAAACCGACTGGATCTTCGGAGATATCATGTGCAAACTGCAAAGGTTCATCTTCCATGTGAACCTGTATGGCAGCATTTTGTTTCTGACTTGCATCAGTGTACACAGATACACAGGGGTAGTGTATCCTTTGAAATCACTTGGGAGACTGAAGAAAAAGAATGCTGTTTACATCAGTACCCTTGTTTGGGTCATTGTTGTAGCTGGGATTTCTCCTATATTGTTCTACTCTGGAACTGGGCTAAGGAGAAATAAAACCATTACCTGTTATGATACTACAACTGATGATTATCTGAGAAGTTACTTCATTTATAGCATGTGCACCACTGTGTTTATATTCTGCATCCCATTCATATTGATTCTTGGTTGTTATGGACTAATAGTGAAAGCTTTGATTTACAAGGATTTGGACAATTCTCCTCTTAGGAGAAAATCAATTTACCTGGTTATTATTGTGTTGATGGTCTTTGCCGTGTCTTATCTTCCCTTTCAtgtgatgaagacattgaatctAAGAGCCAGACTGGATTTTCAGACTCCACAAATGTGTGCCTTCAATGACAAAGTATATGCCACTTACCAAGTGACAAGGGGGTTAGCTAGTCTCAACAGCTGTGTAGATCCTATTCTGTATTTTTTGGCAGGTGATACCTTTCGAAGTAGACTTTCAAGGGCAACCAGAAAAGCGTCTAGAAGAAGTGAGCTCAATGTGCAATCAAAAAGCGAGGAAGTGACTCTCAATATTTTAGCAGAATATAAAGTGAATGGAGACACGAGTTTGTGA